One genomic window of Quercus robur chromosome 6, dhQueRobu3.1, whole genome shotgun sequence includes the following:
- the LOC126690407 gene encoding monosaccharide-sensing protein 2-like has translation MSEVVLVAIAAAIGNFLQGWDNSALAGSVLFFKKEFELETKPTIEGLILAMSLIGGTVITTISGPVSDRIGRRPVLIISSVLYFVSGLIMLLAPNVYVLLLARLIDGFGIGLAITIVPVYISETAPPEIRGQLNTLPQFTGSSGMFLSYCMVFAMSLMDLPNWRFMLGILSIISVFYFGLTVLYLPESPRWLVSKGRMIEAKRVLQRLRGKEDVTGELALLVEGLDVGADASIEEYIISRVNEPNDNREMTAGKDQIRFYSPKEGVSWVAKPVNGQSAHGIVSHHGSLANQSSVLMDPLVTLFDSVHEKLPETGSMRSMLFSNMGSMFYEGDHQSKNEQWDVESQRDGDGYTSDAAGENSDDNLHSPLLSRQTSVMDKGISHSVSHGSHLDMSGNSRLMEGYSGEAVSHADIGGGWQLVWKWSEKVGEDGKKEGGYQRIYLHQEAALGSRPGSLVSVPGGAMPEEGEIYQAAALVSQPALCSQALMSRQSIEPAMVHPPPSVTKGPSWTDLLEPGVKRALLVGMGVQILQQMSGINSLLNYGPQILEQAGVAVLLSNMSIGSTSASLLLSAFTSFFMLPCIAVSMWLMDIAGRRSLLLSTIPILIAALIALVLSSTVSMGSVVNATISTIGVVVFTSIFVMAFGIVPNILCSEIFPTRVRGLCITICALTYWIGNIIITYTTPLLLTSIGLSGVFSIYVIGCTISYIFVYFKVPETKGMPLEVICELFAMGATAKQQAVEAVDN, from the exons atgagtGAAGTTGTGCTTGTAGCCATTGCTGCTGCAATCGGGAATTTTTTGCAAGGATGGGATAATTCAGCACTTGCAG GGTCTGTCCTTTTCTTCAAAAAGGAATTTGAATTGGAAACCAAACCGACTATTGAAGGTCTAATTTTGGCCATGTCACTCATCGGAGGCACAGTCATTACAACAATTTCCGGACCTGTATCAGACAGGATTGGGCGACGTCCTGTGTTGATAATCTCATCAGTTCTGTATTTTGTCAGTGGTCTGATAATGTTGTTGGCTCCCAATGTCTATGTTCTTCTTTTGGCAAGGCTAATAGATGGTTTTGGAATTGGTCTAGCTATTACCATTGTTCCAGTTTACATATCTGAGACAGCCCCACCTGAAATTAGAGGACAATTGAATACCCTTCCTCAGTTCACTGGTTCTAGTGGAATGTTCTTGTCCTACTGCATGGTGTTTGCAATGTCACTTATGGATTTGCCAAACTGGAGATTTATGCTTGGTATTCTTTCGATTATATccgttttttattttgggttaacAGTACTTTACCTACCTGAATCCCCACGGTGGCTTGTCAGTAAAGGCCGGATGATTGAGGCTAAACGAGTTTTGCAAAGACTACGCGGCAAGGAAGATGTTACAG GTGAGTTGGCTTTGCTAGTTGAGGGCCTTGATGTTGGGGCTGATGCTTCCATAGAAGAGTACATAATTAGCCGAGTTAATGAGCCAAATGATAACAGGGAAATGACTGCAGGGAAAGATCAAATAAGGTTTTATAGTCCTAAGGAGGGTGTCTCGTGGGTTGCCAAACCTGTGAATGGACAGAGTGCTCATGGCATTGTGTCCCACCATGGAAGCTTGGCCAATCAAAGCAGTGTTCTTATGGATCCACTTGTCACTCTCTTTGATAGTGTCCATGAGAAGCTCCCTGAGACAGGAAGCATGCGTAGCATGCTATTTTCAAACATGGGCAGCATGTTCTATGAGGGAGATCATCAGAGTAAAAATGAGCAATGGGATGTGGAGAGCCAAAGGGATGGTGATGGCTACACATCAGATGCTGCTGGGGAAAATTCTGATGACAATTTGCATAGTCCGTTGCTGTCACGTCAAACGAGTGTTATGGATAAAGGCATTTCACATTCTGTATCACATGGCAGCCATTTAGACATGAGCGGAAATAGCAGACTCATGGAAGGATATTCTGGTGAAGCAGTCAGTCATGCAGATATTGGTGGTGGTTGGCAACTTGTGTGGAAATGGTCTGAGAAAGTAGGTGAAGATGGGAAAAAGGAAGGAGGATATCAGAGAATCTATTTGCATCAGGAGGCTGCCCTTGGTTCAAGGCCTGGATCCCTTGTTTCAGTTCCTGGTGGTGCAATGCCTGAAGAGGGTGAAATTTATCAGGCTGCTGCTTTGGTTAGTCAGCCAGCTCTTTGTTCCCAGGCCTTAATGAGTCGGCAATCAATTGAACCAGCAATGGTTCACCCACCGCCAAGTGTTACTAAAGGACCAAGTTGGACTGATCTTCTAGAACCAGGAGTCAAGCGTGCATTGTTGGTTGGGATGGGAGTCCAAATTCTTCAGCAG ATGTCTGGCATAAATAGCCTTCTCAACTATGGTCCTCAGATTCTTGAGCAAGCAGGTGTTGCAGTTCTTTTATCAAATATGAGCATTGGGTCAACCTCTGCATCCCTCCTCCTAAGCGCTTTCACATCTTTCTTTATGCTTCCTTGCATAGCTGTTTCCATGTGGTTAATGGATATCGCTGGCAGAAG GTCACTGCTGCTGTCCACAATACCTATCCTAATAGCGGCACTCATTGCACTAGTGCTTAGCAGCACTGTCAGCATGGGGTCTGTGGTTAACGCAACAATCTCCACTATTGGTGTAGTGGTCTTCACCTCCATCTTTGTCATGGCTTTTGGGATCGTTCCCAACATTCTTTGCTCAGAGATCTTCCCTACTCGTGTTCGTGGCCTCTGCATTACTATCTGTGCCCTCACTTATTGGATTGGAAACATCATTATCACTTACACCACTCCTCTTTTGCTCACCTCCATTGGCCTCTCTGGTGTCTTTAGTATCTATGTGATTGGGTGCaccatttcatatatatttgtttacttTAAGGTTCCTGAAACCAAGGGCATGCCTCTAGAAGTCATATGTGAGCTCTTTGCTATGGGTGCAACTGCAAAGCAGCAGGCTGTTGAAGCTGTTGATAACTGA